From the genome of Methanoregula boonei 6A8:
CTCGCACTCGTCATCCTTGGACTTACCCGGGGGGTATTCATTGTCCCCAATACAAAACTGATCATGGACCACAGCCCTGTAGATATGAAAGGCGCTGCATCCGGGGTCATGAAGGCGCTCGGGAATACCGGCATCATCCTTGGGATCGTGATCTTCCAGATCGCATTCTCCGAGACGCTGATTGCCGCGGAAGCCGTAGGGCAGGTACACGATCCATTCTCTGTCCCGATGCCGGCGCTCGCAAGTGGGTTCCAGGCGGCGTTCTTCCTTGCCGCAGGACTCAGTCTTGTTGCGGTGTTCTTTGCCTGGCATGCACGGGACATTGCACCCGCGGATACCGATCAGGAAAGATCCTGACCGGCGGTTAGCCGTTGGACTCCCAGGTATTATGCGGGATTGAGGAAAAATACCGGTAATCCGGTTTTTGTCGCGTTGCCGGGCCGGATATGATATATCCTGACGTGATTCTCTAAAAAAAATACCGGGTAAACATCCCACCGGCACAAAAACGGCCCCACATGGAGAGGGGAGGTATCGGAATTTTTTTAGACTCTCAACCTCATTTCTCACCGTACGTTCCCGAATACGAGGACTTTAGCAGGATCCTGACCCCTTCCCTCCAGAGCTCCCTGAGTTCGTCCTGATGCATCATGAGCATGTCGTAGTTCTGGAGCCCGGAGTAGAGGGCAGCAAGCATCAGGGCGAGGTGGTGTGGATCTGCCTGCGTCTGGATGAATTTTTTCTTCTTTTCCCGGGTGACTGCACTCTCGAAGGTCGCGACAAGCCCGTCGTAATATTCCCGAATGGCATGCCGCACCTGCGAGTTCCGGTTTGCGAGGGTGAGCATATCAAAAAACACCACCCGCTTCTTTGGGTCGACAACAGCAAAACGGTCGAAGATCTGCATGAGCAGGTCTTCGGCAGGCCGGTTGTAGAAGGATTCGTACGTGACCTGTCTGATCTCTGCCTGGAGCGAGTCGAGCACCGCGGTCATGAGTTCTTCCTTGCTTGGGAAATACCAGTAGACCGCGCCCTTGGTCACACCGATCTTTTTTGCCACATCGTCAACAGTCATACCTTCGCAGCCGCGTTGTGCGATCACATCGATTGCCGCAGCAATGATCCGGCGCTTTGCATCTTCCTTGTACTCCGGGACGACCCTGGGCATTGCTCCTCGTAATCACGTTTGAGCACGGAGCGTTAAAAAACATGGCATCCGGATGAAAAACAAACCGTTTGGTATTTATACATTCTAATTAGTATGTTATTTTGCAATAGGGTATGTGAGATTATGGAACTCGCAGAATCACATAACAAAAAATTTGCTTTCCTCGTGGAAGCGGCATGCCGGCTCGGGGCCGCTGACGCAAAGGTGATTCCCGCATCGGACGTAATTGTCGAAAACCGTGTGACCTTAAAGTGCCGGGCCGGCTGCATCGGGTACGGTAAAAAACTCACCTGTCCGCCGTACGTCCCAACCCCGGACAATTTCAGAAATATCCTGTCCGAGTACCGGTACGCCCTGCTTGTGAAATTCATATCCCCGGCAGAAGCGGAGCCTGACGTGATCTGCTCGATCTACAAGTACTGGCTTGATCCGACGGCCCCGGCCGACATGAAGGTAGCAGCAGAAAAATTCTGGAAGGATCACTTCAACGGCACCGGATCGTTTGCGCCCATGATGCTCGAACTCGAACGCCTCGCATTCAACGCGGGTAATCCGTTCGCTCTTGCTTTCGTCAATGGCTCGTGCCGGCTCTGCGAGACCTGCAATGTCAAGGGTGGGCTCTGTATCCACCCCACGCAGGCCCGCATCCCCGAGCACGCTGTGGGCATAAACATGGTCGCAACCGCGGCAAAAGCGAAAATGCCGATAACATTCCCGGTCAAAGGGCACCCTGAGCTCATGGCGCTCCTTCTTATCGATTAAAAAAAATCACACCTGTAAGAGATGATATCCATGACCAATGTATCACTCAAAGCCGCGGACCGCACGGAGATCACGGTCCTTGTGGACAACTATATCGATATCTTCGTACCTCAGGCAACACCTGTTGATCACCGGCTCCTGTTCGATCCCTGCCGGCACCTCATGGCAGAGCACGGTTTCTCCTGCCTTGTCCGGGTTTTTTCCGGTAAGCAGGAGCACGCAATCCTCATGGATACCGGGCTCTCGCGGGAATGCATGGCCTGGAACGCACGGCAGCTCAAAATCCCCCTTGGCGGGATCGAGGCAGTTGTTTTGAGCCATGGCCACTTCGACCATATTGGGGGCCTGCCTGCCGCTGTCAGCGGTGCGGGCCGGCAGGTGCCGCTTGTCCTCCACCCGGATGCATTTTTGGCACGGAGGATAAACGGCAAAAACGGCATCGCAGAGCTGCCGGGCATAGATGCCGTAGCGCTCAAGAAGGCCGGGGCCGATATCCTCGGGCGTGAAGGGCCATCCACGCTCGCCGCCGGCCGGCTGCTGGTCACAGGCGAGATAGAGAGAACAACCAGTTTCGAAACCGGGATGCCGGGCATGGAGATGTTTGATAAAAGCGCATGGCTTCCAGACCCGATCCGGGATGACCAGGCAATTGTCATTAAGGTAAAAGACAAAGGTCTTGTCGTGTTGAGCGGCTGTGCCCATGCAGGGATCGCAAACACCGTAAAATACGCGCAGAAGATCACCGGAACAGAAAAGGTCCATGCAGTGCTTGGCGGGTTCCACCTCACCGGCCCGGCCTTTGCGCCACGGATCCAACCGACCGTTGCTGCAATAAAAGAGATCAATCCCGATTACGTAGTACCGATGCACTGCACCGGCTGGGATGCGATCAACCAATTCATGGCCGCAATGCCGGAAAAATGTATCCTGAACACAGTCGGAACGAGATACATATTTTAGGATCCTATCCCGGGGGTCCCCCTTTTTTCCCGGTCAAAAATGTTCTTTTTAACGATCAGGAGAGCATTTTCATCAATGCCACAAACTCTGCAACCGAGTACTGCCCTTCTGCGGCAGGCACCCCGGCATGGCAGTACGCGAGCTCCGAGCCAAAGAGCGGGAGGATGGCCCGGGCGTACCGGAATGCCGACCCCATCACCCCGGTGCAGACCGGTTTTTTTGCTGCACGGGTAAACGCGATGAGATCGATGAGCTCGTCCTCGTTATGCGGGGTAACAATGATCTTGGGAATGTCGCCGTACGCCCGGAGCTCCTGTTCGAGCACAAAAAGGACATGGAGCGGGAGCATCTCGGCAGTGTGGTGCGAAGCGATGATCGCTTTTCCGGCTTCCCTTACCAGGCCGGATTTGCGGGCAAACTGCTGCTCTATATCTACGTAATCCACTAGCGGGAGGACCGGGGCGATCTTTTTGGCCCATTCCTCCGGGCTCCCGAAGTACCGCCCGCCTTCCAGTGCCGAGCGGAAGGTGGCAATAAGAGGGAGCTTCGAGATCGCTCTGCACCGCCTCGCGATATCCACCGGGTCCCCTTCCATCAGGTCAAAGCGGAGCTCAAGGAGGTCTGCTCCCTGCGACTGGGCCGTGGCAGCCTGCGAGGGGTCGGTAAGTGAGGCTACGATCTGCATCTGTCATCCGGTTTGCCGCCCCGCCACAAAAAGATGCGCCAAAAATATTCCCATGATACCGGTTTATCCCCTCCCGGGTCGAACTACAGCACAAGCGTTATGGAATATCCGGCAGTCATGGCAGTGCTCCGGCCCGCATCCGGGGCAATCGGGTGGTGCGCCCTTCTTGCATTCATCCTCCCGCTCGGCGGGGCCTGGATGCTTGGGCTCTCCCCTGCTGCTGCAGGGGCACTGGTCGCAAGTGCCTTTGTGATCGAGTACGGCTCCATCCCGATTGGGATCGGCCTTGGCCTGCCGGCACAGTACGTATTTGCCGCTGCCACAAGCATCGAAGCCGGGATCTTCCTTGGCCTCTTTGGCCTGCTCGACACGATCGGGACTGCCTCGGGGAGAGTTGCCCGGTTCCTTGCATGGATCCACTCGCTTGCCACGCGCTCGAAGATGTTTGACCGGTACGGGATCCTCGGCCTTTTTCCTGCCGAGATCATCATTGGAGTGTACCTCTGTGCCCCGGTCTCATGGCTTTTTGGCTGGAACAAGTGGCGCAGTTTTGCGATCACCATGGCCGGGTACTGCGTTGCCGCCGCGATCACGACCCTTGCCACGCTGGGGGTGATCCACTATCTCTTCCGCTGAACCTGCCGCATCCCTGACCGGTGACACGAATGCCTCCCGGAAAAAACAGATCCCCGAACTGCTCGCTCCGGCCGGGTCAAATGAGGCATTTACTGCAGCCATTGCTGCAGGTGCCGATGCAGTGTATCTGAGCGGCAGACGGTTTGGGGCACGGAAGTTCGCGCAGAACTTCTCCGAAGAAGAGATCGCAGGGGCGATCGCATATGCCCATGCCCGGGGGGTCCGGGTGTATGTGACGGTCAACACGCTGATCCATGACCGGGAGCTCCCTGAAGCACTTGCGTACCTGGTCCGGCTGTACGCGGCCGGCGCGGATGCGGTGCTCGTGCAGGATGCAGGTCTTGCAGCGCTTGCAAAGGAGATCGTGCCGGATCTCGTGCTCCATGCCTCAACCCAGCTCACGATCCATAATGCCGAAGGGGTGAGGTGGGCGCACACGATGGGGTTCTCA
Proteins encoded in this window:
- a CDS encoding TetR/AcrR family transcriptional regulator, whose amino-acid sequence is MPRVVPEYKEDAKRRIIAAAIDVIAQRGCEGMTVDDVAKKIGVTKGAVYWYFPSKEELMTAVLDSLQAEIRQVTYESFYNRPAEDLLMQIFDRFAVVDPKKRVVFFDMLTLANRNSQVRHAIREYYDGLVATFESAVTREKKKKFIQTQADPHHLALMLAALYSGLQNYDMLMMHQDELRELWREGVRILLKSSYSGTYGEK
- a CDS encoding small multi-drug export protein; the encoded protein is MEYPAVMAVLRPASGAIGWCALLAFILPLGGAWMLGLSPAAAGALVASAFVIEYGSIPIGIGLGLPAQYVFAAATSIEAGIFLGLFGLLDTIGTASGRVARFLAWIHSLATRSKMFDRYGILGLFPAEIIIGVYLCAPVSWLFGWNKWRSFAITMAGYCVAAAITTLATLGVIHYLFR
- a CDS encoding DUF2284 domain-containing protein, encoding MELAESHNKKFAFLVEAACRLGAADAKVIPASDVIVENRVTLKCRAGCIGYGKKLTCPPYVPTPDNFRNILSEYRYALLVKFISPAEAEPDVICSIYKYWLDPTAPADMKVAAEKFWKDHFNGTGSFAPMMLELERLAFNAGNPFALAFVNGSCRLCETCNVKGGLCIHPTQARIPEHAVGINMVATAAKAKMPITFPVKGHPELMALLLID
- a CDS encoding MBL fold metallo-hydrolase, with the translated sequence MTNVSLKAADRTEITVLVDNYIDIFVPQATPVDHRLLFDPCRHLMAEHGFSCLVRVFSGKQEHAILMDTGLSRECMAWNARQLKIPLGGIEAVVLSHGHFDHIGGLPAAVSGAGRQVPLVLHPDAFLARRINGKNGIAELPGIDAVALKKAGADILGREGPSTLAAGRLLVTGEIERTTSFETGMPGMEMFDKSAWLPDPIRDDQAIVIKVKDKGLVVLSGCAHAGIANTVKYAQKITGTEKVHAVLGGFHLTGPAFAPRIQPTVAAIKEINPDYVVPMHCTGWDAINQFMAAMPEKCILNTVGTRYIF
- a CDS encoding type I 3-dehydroquinate dehydratase; this encodes MQIVASLTDPSQAATAQSQGADLLELRFDLMEGDPVDIARRCRAISKLPLIATFRSALEGGRYFGSPEEWAKKIAPVLPLVDYVDIEQQFARKSGLVREAGKAIIASHHTAEMLPLHVLFVLEQELRAYGDIPKIIVTPHNEDELIDLIAFTRAAKKPVCTGVMGSAFRYARAILPLFGSELAYCHAGVPAAEGQYSVAEFVALMKMLS